From a single Campylobacter concisus genomic region:
- a CDS encoding sodium-dependent transporter translates to MMDRFSKVGFVLSIIGAAIGLGNAWKFPYMVGSNGGSAFILIYLFFAFVVGLSIFFAEMAMGKISRLDTVGAFKSLATKGANSWKFAGVVMVTGLFIASFYTLIIGWVLKYVILSLGELPKNMASSEALFVNFTSKGIEEQILYFSIAFFAYFFILTKGIKSGIERINVYLIPALFILLLLMLGYSFGMNGFDEAAKFLLVPDFSKIDQGAILNALGLAFFTMCIGIGCILTYSSSLGNDTNLFTSSLYVVFANIIISVIIGLIVFTFTYEFGSEPSKGAGLAFISLPTLFAKLGLLGNFLAFAFFTSLFFAGITSVISLVEPFIFFLNKSLGFSRNRSIIIVGTVVYVLGILCALSGIGDFKEALTFFGKSFFDLLDYLSSNIMLPLGGIIFAIFVGYFMKFELLKELFLPYMGEIVFKIWYFLIRFVAPVLVFVVLVREIA, encoded by the coding sequence ATGATGGATAGATTTAGTAAAGTTGGTTTTGTTCTTTCTATCATTGGAGCGGCTATTGGCCTTGGTAATGCATGGAAATTTCCATATATGGTCGGTAGTAACGGTGGTTCAGCATTTATTCTTATATATCTATTTTTTGCTTTTGTGGTTGGCCTTAGCATATTTTTTGCTGAGATGGCAATGGGTAAAATTTCACGCCTTGATACGGTTGGGGCATTTAAAAGTCTAGCTACAAAGGGGGCAAATTCTTGGAAATTTGCTGGTGTTGTGATGGTGACAGGGCTATTCATCGCATCTTTTTATACGCTCATTATTGGCTGGGTTTTAAAATATGTTATCTTAAGTCTTGGCGAGCTTCCAAAAAATATGGCAAGCTCAGAAGCGCTTTTTGTAAATTTTACTTCAAAGGGCATAGAGGAGCAAATTTTATATTTTAGCATCGCTTTTTTTGCATACTTTTTTATACTTACAAAAGGTATAAAAAGCGGAATAGAGCGTATAAATGTATATCTTATTCCAGCACTTTTTATTTTACTTTTGCTTATGCTCGGCTACTCTTTTGGTATGAATGGATTTGATGAGGCGGCTAAATTTTTACTAGTGCCTGATTTTTCAAAGATAGATCAAGGCGCTATCTTAAATGCTCTCGGGCTAGCTTTTTTTACGATGTGTATTGGCATTGGCTGCATTTTAACCTACTCATCAAGCCTAGGCAATGATACAAATTTGTTCACTTCATCGCTTTATGTAGTCTTTGCAAATATAATTATTAGCGTAATTATAGGGCTTATAGTTTTTACATTCACCTATGAATTTGGCTCAGAGCCATCAAAGGGTGCAGGGTTAGCATTTATCTCGCTTCCAACGCTTTTTGCAAAGCTTGGTTTACTTGGAAATTTCTTAGCTTTTGCATTTTTTACATCTTTATTTTTTGCTGGTATAACATCGGTTATTTCGCTAGTCGAGCCATTTATATTTTTCTTAAATAAAAGCTTGGGATTTAGTAGAAATAGATCAATTATTATTGTTGGCACCGTAGTTTATGTTTTAGGGATTTTATGTGCATTAAGTGGTATTGGCGATTTTAAAGAAGCACTTACATTTTTTGGTAAGAGCTTTTTTGATTTGCTTGATTATCTTAGCTCAAACATTATGCTCCCACTTGGTGGCATTATATTTGCCATTTTTGTTGGGTACTTTATGAAATTTGAGCTTTTAAAAGAGCTATTCTTGCCTTATATGGGTGAGATTGTTTTTAAAATTTGGTATTTTTTAATAAGGTTTGTAGCACCAGTTCTAGTTTTTGTGGTGTTAGTAAGGGAGATTGCATAA
- a CDS encoding sodium-dependent transporter, producing MINEKFSKIGFVLAMAGSAVGLGNAWKFPTMVGNNGGSAFIVLYLLLTFAIAFVAFLAELSIGKLGESDVVSSIYKLAPKHKKIWSFSGFFMIGAILIASFYMVVIGWILKYIYLSFSPLLSNQEEAAQQFNTLLSNDLSSAIVCFSLVFLMVFFAVSKGVKSGIEKLNIWMMPGLFILLVCILFYAISMGDGFVKAAKFLFVPNFSAITPDVVLQALGLAFFSLSMGVGVIPTYAANLPEQTNLIKSTLSIIFINILIGIMMGLVVFTFIFAYGADSTASGPGLIFISLVTLFAKLGIVGNIMAIAFFVSLLFAGVTSAVSMIEPFAYYLVRKFEISRKMALVYIGIFVYILGLFCIFSYYAHTANIFSIFGKPVFDALDFLTSNIMMPIGAIIFSFFVGYKLKKESLYLLFGEFMGKVFFEIWYFALRYIVPIAICAIMIYQIAGK from the coding sequence ATGATAAATGAAAAATTTTCAAAAATAGGCTTTGTTCTTGCTATGGCGGGATCGGCTGTTGGACTTGGTAATGCATGGAAATTTCCAACAATGGTAGGAAACAATGGCGGTTCAGCGTTTATAGTTTTATATTTACTTCTCACGTTTGCTATCGCTTTTGTAGCGTTTTTAGCAGAGCTTAGCATTGGTAAGCTTGGTGAGAGTGACGTTGTAAGCTCCATTTATAAACTTGCTCCAAAACATAAAAAAATATGGTCTTTTTCAGGCTTTTTTATGATAGGAGCGATACTTATTGCTTCGTTTTATATGGTTGTCATTGGCTGGATATTAAAATACATTTATCTTAGTTTTTCGCCACTTTTGAGCAATCAAGAAGAGGCGGCCCAGCAGTTTAATACGCTTTTATCGAATGACCTAAGTAGTGCTATTGTTTGCTTTAGCTTGGTCTTTTTGATGGTATTTTTTGCTGTTTCAAAAGGTGTGAAAAGTGGCATTGAAAAGCTAAATATCTGGATGATGCCAGGTCTTTTTATACTGCTTGTTTGTATACTTTTTTATGCAATTAGCATGGGTGATGGTTTTGTTAAGGCGGCTAAATTTTTATTTGTGCCAAATTTTAGTGCGATCACGCCAGATGTTGTTTTGCAAGCTCTTGGACTTGCGTTCTTCTCACTATCTATGGGCGTTGGTGTAATACCGACATATGCTGCAAATTTACCAGAGCAGACAAATCTTATAAAATCAACGCTTTCTATCATCTTTATAAACATATTAATAGGCATTATGATGGGGCTTGTGGTCTTTACATTTATATTTGCTTATGGAGCTGATAGTACGGCAAGTGGCCCGGGTCTTATCTTTATCTCACTTGTTACGCTCTTCGCAAAACTTGGGATAGTTGGCAATATTATGGCCATCGCATTTTTTGTTTCACTTTTATTTGCTGGTGTTACAAGTGCTGTTTCGATGATTGAACCATTTGCTTATTATTTGGTTAGAAAATTTGAAATTTCACGAAAAATGGCTCTTGTTTATATTGGAATTTTTGTCTATATTTTAGGCCTTTTTTGTATTTTTTCATATTATGCACATACGGCTAATATCTTTAGTATTTTTGGTAAGCCAGTCTTTGATGCACTTGATTTTCTTACTTCAAATATAATGATGCCAATAGGTGCCATAATTTTTAGTTTTTTTGTTGGCTATAAACTTAAAAAAGAGAGCCTATATCTACTCTTTGGCGAATTTATGGGAAAAGTATTTTTTGAAATTTGGTATTTTGCTTTAAGATACATCGTACCAATCGCAATTTGTGCCATCATGATCTATCAAATAGCAGGTAAATGA
- a CDS encoding F0F1 ATP synthase subunit C, giving the protein MKKIVFLILGLAAFAFGADGEMIRSYSVIAGGIGLGLAALGGAIGMGNTAAATISGTARNPGVGSKLMTTMFIALAMIEAQVIYALVITLIVLYANPMLG; this is encoded by the coding sequence ATGAAAAAGATCGTGTTTTTAATTCTTGGTCTTGCTGCATTCGCATTTGGCGCTGATGGCGAGATGATTAGATCATATTCAGTTATCGCTGGTGGTATTGGCCTTGGCCTTGCAGCTCTTGGTGGCGCTATTGGTATGGGCAATACAGCTGCTGCAACAATTAGTGGAACAGCTAGAAACCCAGGTGTTGGTAGCAAACTTATGACTACAATGTTTATCGCTCTTGCGATGATCGAAGCACAAGTTATCTACGCACTTGTTATTACACTTATTGTTCTTTACGCAAACCCAATGCTTGGCTAA
- a CDS encoding VIT1/CCC1 transporter family protein encodes MLDKKRALKQLQNEADDTAIYTLLEASEKIEENKKILRKLITEEKRHYAFCQKITGESRTANLFKVIFYTILVKIFGTSFTLKFMESREEDAEQFYLDIVDEYPEAKDIYDEEVNHENNLISMLKDTKLVNAGGIVLGMNDALVELTGTLSGIALAFSNTKSVGATGLIMGIAAALSMAGSAYLESKENPSDEIKPLTYSLYTGGSYIITTAFLILPFFIFSSSLYAVLSMFFFALVAIITYNFYISVAKELKFLPRVIEMCVITFGVAIISFGIGFLVKHYFGLDI; translated from the coding sequence ATGCTAGATAAAAAGCGTGCTTTAAAACAGCTACAAAATGAAGCAGATGATACCGCTATCTATACATTACTCGAAGCTAGTGAAAAAATCGAAGAAAATAAAAAAATACTTCGTAAATTAATCACTGAAGAAAAACGACACTATGCTTTTTGCCAAAAGATAACAGGTGAGAGTAGAACTGCAAATTTATTCAAAGTCATTTTCTATACGATACTAGTTAAAATTTTTGGAACATCTTTTACTTTAAAATTTATGGAGTCACGTGAAGAAGACGCAGAGCAATTTTATCTTGATATCGTTGATGAGTATCCTGAAGCTAAAGATATTTATGATGAAGAAGTAAATCATGAAAATAATTTAATCTCTATGTTAAAAGATACGAAACTAGTCAATGCTGGTGGCATTGTTCTTGGTATGAATGACGCATTAGTTGAGCTAACTGGCACACTAAGTGGTATTGCACTTGCTTTTTCAAATACAAAATCAGTTGGTGCGACAGGCCTTATAATGGGTATTGCAGCTGCTCTTTCTATGGCAGGATCGGCCTATCTTGAGTCAAAAGAAAATCCAAGCGACGAGATCAAACCGCTTACCTATTCGCTCTACACAGGCGGTTCGTACATCATAACAACGGCGTTTTTGATACTTCCATTTTTTATTTTTTCAAGCAGTCTTTACGCTGTTTTGTCGATGTTTTTCTTTGCGCTAGTTGCCATCATCACTTACAACTTTTACATAAGCGTGGCAAAAGAGCTTAAATTTTTACCAAGAGTGATTGAGATGTGTGTGATAACTTTTGGTGTTGCGATCATTTCATTTGGCATTGGGTTTTTAGTTAAGCACTATTTTGGACTAGATATTTAA
- the ribD gene encoding bifunctional diaminohydroxyphosphoribosylaminopyrimidine deaminase/5-amino-6-(5-phosphoribosylamino)uracil reductase RibD — MNDEFYMDLALSEAWKFQILTYPNPAVGCLILDENGQILSCKAHEKAGYLHAEPTAIFFALCKKSEKFKDDFIKAYNDKFSSNIKEGEFGLLEPKFTYEFILKNHSNLLKNAKAYVTLEPCSHHGKTPPCANLLKELGFREVIIGSHDKNKIASGGANLLKSAGVKVKFGILKERCDKLLEPFLAYQNGGFSFLKIALSKNGVASGGIITNELSRTHVHKLRSVIDTLVIGGNTVRVDGPKLDSRLVSGGKNPDVIIYSRSDKFDETLPLFSVPGRKVSIQKKLSLKGLSMFEGAGEFLKLAKDGKLANVKWLLIYQSSNFKDGKSLSLDLNLKPLFSGNFGNDSYTWYEILD, encoded by the coding sequence ATGAACGACGAATTTTACATGGATCTTGCTTTAAGCGAGGCTTGGAAATTTCAGATCCTGACCTATCCAAATCCAGCCGTTGGATGTCTTATTCTTGATGAAAATGGTCAAATTTTATCTTGCAAGGCTCATGAAAAGGCTGGATATTTACACGCTGAACCGACAGCGATATTCTTTGCGCTTTGTAAAAAAAGTGAAAAATTTAAAGATGATTTTATAAAAGCGTATAACGATAAATTTAGCTCTAATATAAAAGAGGGCGAATTTGGCCTTTTGGAGCCAAAATTTACCTATGAATTTATACTAAAAAATCACTCAAATTTACTAAAAAATGCAAAGGCTTACGTCACTCTTGAGCCTTGCTCGCATCATGGCAAAACGCCACCTTGTGCAAATTTACTAAAAGAGCTTGGTTTTAGAGAGGTGATAATAGGTAGCCACGATAAAAATAAAATCGCAAGTGGTGGCGCTAATTTACTTAAAAGCGCTGGAGTAAAAGTTAAATTTGGCATTTTAAAAGAGCGCTGCGATAAGCTGCTTGAGCCATTTTTAGCCTATCAAAATGGTGGATTTAGTTTTTTAAAAATAGCTCTTAGTAAAAATGGCGTGGCAAGTGGTGGCATCATCACAAATGAGCTTAGCCGCACGCACGTCCATAAACTAAGAAGCGTCATAGATACGCTAGTGATCGGCGGCAACACGGTGCGAGTTGATGGCCCAAAGCTTGATAGTAGGCTAGTAAGTGGCGGCAAAAACCCAGACGTCATAATCTACTCAAGAAGTGATAAATTTGATGAAACATTGCCGCTTTTTAGCGTGCCAGGTCGCAAAGTTAGCATTCAAAAAAAGCTTAGCTTAAAAGGGCTTAGCATGTTTGAAGGCGCTGGTGAGTTTTTAAAACTTGCAAAAGATGGCAAGCTAGCAAACGTAAAATGGCTACTTATCTATCAAAGCTCAAATTTTAAGGATGGTAAAAGCTTGAGCCTTGATCTAAATTTAAAGCCACTATTTAGTGGGAATTTTGGAAACGATAGCTACACTTGGTATGAAATTTTGGATTAA
- a CDS encoding formate--tetrahydrofolate ligase, translated as MLSDIEITHQTKLEHISKVAAKLGLNEDELELYGKYKAKISPRLETSNSKLILVTATNPTPYGEGKTTMSIGLADALNSLNKKVCLALREPSLGPVFGIKGGAAGGGYSQLAPMEDLNLHFTGDFHAITSANNLISAMIDNSLYQENPLKIEKILWKRCMDMNDRALRFITVGQGGRTDGVPREDGFNITAASEIMAVLCLATSLSDLKERVANIMVAYDSDKKPIYVRDLGCQDAVCILLKDAIKPNLFQTLEHTPTLVHGGPFANIAHGCNSVIATKTALNLADYVITEAGFGSELGAEKFLDIKCRIADIKPSAVVLVSTIRSLKYNGEANKDEITKPDMNALKKGIENLGGHIENLKVKFGQNVVVALNKFGFDTGEEINFVKEYCRELGVEVAVCENFLKGGKGALELADLVLKACDKPSKINFTYEMSDDTKTKIEKVAKEIYGAGEVVFEEAALKKLEMIKELNLSHLPVCIAKTQYSFSDDAKLLGRAKGFTFSVKDLDIRTGAGFIVAVCGKIMLMPGLPKVPAAVNMRIDADGKIDGLS; from the coding sequence ATGCTAAGCGACATCGAGATAACTCACCAAACAAAACTTGAACACATCAGTAAGGTTGCCGCAAAACTAGGCTTAAACGAAGACGAGCTTGAACTTTACGGTAAATATAAGGCAAAAATTTCTCCAAGGCTTGAGACGTCAAACTCAAAGCTCATCTTAGTCACCGCTACCAATCCAACCCCATACGGCGAGGGTAAAACGACTATGTCGATCGGTCTAGCTGATGCGCTAAATTCACTTAATAAAAAGGTCTGTTTGGCACTTCGTGAGCCATCTTTGGGGCCAGTTTTTGGCATAAAGGGTGGAGCAGCAGGTGGTGGCTACTCGCAGCTAGCACCGATGGAAGATCTAAATTTACACTTCACCGGCGATTTTCACGCGATAACATCGGCAAATAACCTGATTTCAGCGATGATAGATAATAGCCTCTATCAAGAAAACCCGCTAAAAATCGAGAAAATTTTATGGAAGCGCTGTATGGATATGAACGACCGCGCGCTTAGATTTATCACTGTGGGTCAGGGCGGTAGAACAGATGGCGTGCCAAGAGAAGATGGCTTTAACATCACCGCTGCAAGCGAGATCATGGCTGTGCTTTGTCTAGCTACGAGCCTTTCTGATCTAAAAGAGCGTGTGGCAAATATCATGGTTGCCTACGATAGCGATAAAAAGCCTATCTACGTGCGTGATCTAGGCTGTCAAGACGCTGTTTGTATACTTTTAAAAGATGCGATCAAGCCAAATTTATTTCAAACATTAGAGCACACACCTACGCTCGTGCATGGCGGCCCATTTGCAAACATCGCACACGGCTGCAACTCCGTCATCGCAACAAAAACGGCTCTAAATTTGGCCGACTATGTCATCACTGAAGCTGGCTTTGGCTCGGAGCTTGGCGCTGAGAAATTTTTAGATATAAAATGCAGGATCGCTGACATCAAGCCAAGCGCTGTGGTGCTTGTAAGCACGATCAGATCGCTAAAATATAATGGCGAAGCAAATAAAGATGAGATCACAAAACCAGATATGAACGCCCTTAAAAAAGGTATCGAAAACCTTGGCGGCCACATCGAAAATTTAAAAGTCAAATTTGGTCAAAACGTAGTTGTGGCGCTTAATAAATTTGGCTTTGATACTGGTGAAGAGATAAATTTCGTAAAAGAGTACTGCCGTGAGCTTGGTGTAGAAGTGGCAGTTTGTGAGAATTTCTTAAAAGGTGGTAAAGGTGCGCTTGAGCTTGCCGATCTAGTTTTAAAAGCGTGCGATAAGCCAAGCAAGATAAATTTCACATACGAGATGAGTGACGATACGAAAACTAAAATAGAAAAGGTCGCTAAGGAAATTTATGGAGCTGGCGAGGTAGTCTTTGAAGAGGCCGCTCTTAAAAAGCTTGAGATGATAAAAGAGCTAAATTTGAGCCATTTGCCAGTTTGTATCGCAAAAACACAGTACTCATTTAGCGACGATGCGAAACTTTTGGGTAGAGCAAAGGGTTTTACTTTTAGTGTAAAAGACCTTGACATTAGAACGGGGGCTGGCTTTATCGTCGCAGTCTGCGGTAAGATCATGCTAATGCCAGGACTTCCAAAAGTACCAGCCGCTGTCAATATGAGGATAGACGCAGACGGCAAGATCGACGGCTTATCGTAA
- the rimP gene encoding ribosome maturation factor RimP, producing the protein MDNLDKLVRECGVELYDSEITNENGRAIFRVYITKNGGVSLDDCEKVSRLLSPIFDVTPPVSGDYNLEVSSPGLERKLSKPSHFKASVGELVKVQTEAEKFAGRLVKADEESIAVENEEGIFEINISEIKKAKTYLEW; encoded by the coding sequence ATGGATAATTTAGACAAACTAGTACGCGAATGCGGTGTCGAGCTTTACGACAGCGAGATTACAAATGAAAATGGCAGGGCTATTTTTAGAGTTTATATCACAAAAAATGGTGGAGTGAGCCTAGATGACTGCGAAAAAGTGAGCCGTCTGCTCTCGCCTATCTTTGACGTGACACCACCAGTTAGCGGGGATTATAACCTTGAGGTTAGTTCACCTGGCCTTGAGAGAAAGCTTAGTAAGCCATCTCACTTTAAAGCGAGTGTTGGCGAGCTTGTAAAAGTTCAAACCGAGGCTGAGAAATTTGCGGGAAGGCTCGTAAAAGCGGACGAAGAAAGTATCGCAGTTGAAAACGAAGAGGGAATTTTTGAGATCAATATCAGTGAGATAAAAAAAGCAAAAACATATTTGGAGTGGTAA
- the rbfA gene encoding 30S ribosome-binding factor RbfA: MNANEIKRMRTESVLKELIPEALATLEDGILKGLCVTDVECKKGRYDAFVYLDKMAFDEREQEYILGHLKRVCRHLQNHCMAAEGWYRCPNFHFKFDDRLEYQNHMDKLFDKISKDLNKNG; encoded by the coding sequence ATGAACGCTAACGAAATAAAGCGTATGAGAACAGAGAGTGTGCTAAAAGAGCTCATTCCAGAGGCTCTAGCTACTCTTGAAGATGGTATTTTAAAGGGGCTTTGCGTCACTGATGTCGAGTGTAAAAAGGGCAGATACGACGCCTTTGTTTATCTTGACAAAATGGCATTTGATGAGCGTGAACAAGAGTATATTTTGGGACATTTGAAGCGAGTTTGTAGGCACTTGCAAAACCACTGCATGGCAGCTGAGGGCTGGTATAGATGTCCAAATTTTCACTTTAAATTTGACGATAGATTAGAGTATCAAAACCATATGGATAAGTTGTTTGATAAAATTTCAAAGGATTTAAACAAAAATGGATAA
- the infB gene encoding translation initiation factor IF-2, producing the protein MSNVRISEIANELGYPSKEIVEKAQELGLKVKTHSNAVSLEEAEAIYEYVQTGVIPDKFKKKKSEPKPKKEPKKEVEKESVKKEEKQKSEPKKATTKTESKSVKAEPKKEAQILEEKQKIEPKKEEIKVEQKQVEAPRPKESLADVTQKRRGLVIVKKKKDYEAPIATKEEKKPEPSIANISDFKSMFSASDENLAKKKKKDKKVVVASKKDSAQKMDLLDGSYFGDIVLEDEDVVVLPDFSFKTPAPAPAQKTKQPNVMRTTVNNTINSFGEGGIQRRARKKHKKPENKQNNEAVTSINIPKEIRVYEFAEKLNKQPSEIIGKLFMLGMMTTKNDFLDEDAIEILADEFNVEVNIIDDQKEFDYVAAYEEEIKDDENLQPRAPVITIMGHVDHGKTSLLDYIRKSRVAAGEAGGITQHVGAYMVNKNGKNITFIDTPGHEAFTAMRARGAGVTDIVIIVVAADDGVKPQTKEAVSHAKAAGVPIIIAINKMDKESANPDLVKTGLAELDIMPTEWGGKYEFVPISAKTGMGIDDLLEIVLLQADLLELKANPKANAKATVIESSLQKGRGPVATIIVENGTLHVGDTVVAGVAYGKIRSLLDDQGKPLQDIKPGECGVIVGLSEIAEAGETLIGVKTDKEAREYAQKKAEYIRQKELSKSTKVSIDELSAKIAEGELKTLPVIIKADVGGSLEALKASLEKLANDEIRVNVIHSGVGGITQSDVALASASEDCIILGFNIRPTGEIKEKAKESGVEIKTYNVIYNLIDDVKAILGGLMSPIIREEQLGQAQVRQVIHVPKVGTIAGCIVTEGTINRGAKIRLIREGVVVYEGLVSSLKRFKDDVKEVAKGYECGVGIENFNDIRENDYIESFKEVKEKATL; encoded by the coding sequence ATGAGCAATGTTAGGATTTCAGAGATCGCAAACGAGCTTGGCTATCCAAGTAAAGAGATAGTAGAAAAAGCTCAAGAGCTAGGATTAAAAGTCAAAACTCACTCAAATGCAGTTAGCCTTGAAGAGGCCGAAGCTATATATGAATATGTTCAAACTGGCGTGATACCAGATAAATTTAAAAAGAAAAAGAGTGAACCTAAACCAAAAAAAGAGCCTAAAAAAGAAGTAGAAAAAGAGTCAGTAAAAAAAGAAGAAAAGCAAAAGAGTGAACCTAAAAAAGCTACTACTAAAACTGAGTCAAAGTCGGTAAAAGCTGAGCCTAAGAAAGAGGCACAAATTTTAGAAGAAAAACAAAAAATTGAGCCTAAAAAAGAAGAAATCAAAGTAGAGCAAAAACAAGTCGAAGCTCCAAGACCAAAAGAGAGTTTGGCCGATGTGACTCAAAAAAGACGTGGCCTTGTGATAGTAAAAAAGAAAAAAGATTATGAAGCACCAATTGCTACAAAAGAAGAGAAAAAGCCTGAACCAAGCATAGCTAACATAAGCGATTTTAAAAGTATGTTTTCAGCAAGTGATGAAAATTTAGCTAAGAAAAAGAAAAAAGATAAAAAAGTAGTTGTTGCAAGTAAAAAGGATAGCGCCCAGAAGATGGATCTGCTTGACGGAAGTTATTTTGGTGACATAGTGCTAGAAGATGAAGATGTAGTCGTTCTTCCTGATTTTAGTTTTAAAACTCCGGCACCAGCACCAGCTCAAAAGACAAAACAGCCAAATGTTATGAGAACTACGGTCAATAATACAATAAATTCTTTTGGCGAGGGCGGCATTCAAAGAAGAGCTAGAAAAAAACACAAAAAGCCTGAAAATAAACAAAATAATGAAGCTGTGACGTCTATAAATATTCCAAAAGAAATTCGTGTTTATGAATTTGCTGAAAAGCTAAACAAACAGCCAAGCGAGATCATTGGTAAGCTTTTCATGCTTGGCATGATGACAACAAAAAATGACTTTTTGGATGAAGATGCGATAGAAATTTTGGCTGATGAGTTTAATGTAGAGGTTAATATCATCGATGATCAAAAAGAATTTGACTACGTAGCAGCCTATGAAGAAGAGATAAAAGACGATGAAAATCTCCAGCCAAGAGCACCAGTCATAACCATCATGGGTCACGTTGATCATGGTAAAACTTCATTGCTTGATTACATAAGAAAATCACGTGTAGCAGCAGGAGAGGCCGGTGGTATCACTCAGCATGTTGGTGCTTATATGGTAAATAAAAACGGCAAAAACATCACATTTATTGACACCCCAGGTCACGAAGCATTTACTGCTATGCGTGCAAGAGGTGCTGGTGTAACTGATATAGTTATCATTGTTGTTGCAGCAGATGATGGCGTAAAACCACAAACAAAAGAGGCGGTCAGCCACGCAAAAGCTGCTGGTGTACCAATAATCATCGCTATAAACAAAATGGATAAAGAGTCAGCAAATCCTGATCTAGTAAAAACTGGTCTTGCCGAGCTTGATATCATGCCAACAGAGTGGGGCGGAAAATATGAATTTGTGCCAATCTCTGCAAAAACAGGCATGGGTATAGATGATCTGCTTGAGATTGTACTTTTACAAGCTGATCTTTTAGAGCTAAAAGCAAATCCAAAGGCAAACGCAAAAGCAACTGTCATCGAGAGCTCACTTCAAAAAGGTCGTGGCCCAGTCGCTACTATTATCGTTGAAAATGGCACGCTTCATGTTGGAGATACTGTCGTAGCTGGTGTTGCATATGGAAAGATAAGAAGCTTGCTTGATGACCAAGGTAAGCCTTTGCAAGATATAAAACCAGGCGAATGCGGTGTTATAGTAGGTCTTAGCGAGATAGCAGAGGCAGGCGAGACATTAATAGGCGTAAAAACTGACAAAGAGGCTCGTGAATACGCACAGAAAAAAGCCGAATACATCCGCCAAAAAGAGCTCAGCAAGAGTACGAAAGTTAGTATCGATGAGCTTAGTGCTAAGATCGCTGAGGGCGAGCTAAAGACACTTCCAGTCATCATCAAAGCTGACGTTGGTGGCTCACTTGAGGCACTAAAAGCAAGTCTAGAAAAACTAGCAAATGATGAGATCAGAGTAAATGTCATCCACTCAGGTGTTGGCGGCATCACGCAAAGCGACGTGGCACTTGCTAGTGCGAGCGAAGACTGTATAATCCTTGGTTTTAACATAAGACCAACTGGCGAGATAAAAGAAAAGGCAAAAGAGAGCGGTGTTGAGATAAAGACTTATAATGTTATCTATAATTTAATTGACGATGTGAAGGCGATTTTAGGTGGATTAATGTCACCGATCATCAGAGAAGAGCAGCTTGGTCAAGCTCAGGTTCGCCAAGTGATCCATGTGCCAAAAGTTGGAACTATTGCTGGATGTATCGTCACTGAGGGCACGATAAACAGAGGGGCAAAAATTCGCCTTATTAGAGAAGGAGTGGTTGTTTATGAGGGCTTGGTAAGTTCGCTAAAACGCTTCAAAGATGATGTCAAAGAGGTCGCTAAAGGTTATGAGTGTGGCGTTGGTATTGAAAATTTTAACGACATCAGAGAAAACGACTATATCGAAAGCTTTAAAGAAGTCAAGGAGAAAGCTACTCTATGA